One window from the genome of Gemmatimonadales bacterium encodes:
- a CDS encoding amino acid permease — protein MNLWATKSITALRAEADAVGERTLKRALGPLNLITLGIGAIIGAGIFVLTGQAAALYAGPAVPISMILVGIACAFAGLCYAEMASAVPVAGSAYTYSYATLGELVAWIIGWDLVLEYAAGAATVGVGWSGHFVSLLNDFGITLPATLTNSPTAWCTAANVRDAVAGCAHAGLNLTGAIVNAPAVFVVAVMSTILVIGIKESATVNNFIVILKLSIILVIFFVGLAHFHPANLKPFVPPNTGDWGTYGPSGVLRGAGLVFFAYIGFDAVSTAAQEARNPQRDMPIGILGSLAICTLLYVIVSAVLVGMVPYKDLNVAAPMALAMQRIGAPEILRVLVDVGAVLGLGSVILVMLLGQSRVFYSMSRDGLLGRWAASVHPKFRTPYLSTIFTGIAVAIATGMLPLQLLGQLVNIGTLLAFVLVSIGVLILRRTRPDLARPFRTPWVPFVPIMGVVCCAGLMATLPLDTWIRLVVWLLIGFGIYFGYSRRHSVLQREMAAGIAQLK, from the coding sequence ATGAACCTGTGGGCCACCAAGTCCATCACCGCGCTGCGCGCCGAGGCCGACGCGGTCGGCGAGCGCACCCTCAAGCGCGCGCTCGGTCCGCTGAACCTGATCACTCTCGGCATCGGGGCCATCATCGGCGCGGGCATCTTCGTGCTGACCGGCCAGGCGGCGGCGCTGTACGCCGGGCCGGCGGTGCCGATCTCGATGATCCTCGTGGGCATCGCCTGCGCCTTCGCGGGACTCTGCTATGCCGAGATGGCGAGTGCGGTTCCCGTCGCCGGCAGCGCGTACACCTACTCGTACGCGACCTTGGGAGAGCTGGTTGCGTGGATCATCGGCTGGGACCTGGTGCTGGAGTACGCCGCCGGCGCGGCCACCGTCGGCGTGGGGTGGTCGGGCCACTTCGTCAGCCTGCTCAACGACTTCGGGATCACGTTGCCCGCGACCCTGACCAATTCGCCGACGGCGTGGTGCACGGCGGCCAACGTCCGCGACGCCGTGGCCGGCTGCGCGCACGCGGGGCTCAACCTGACGGGCGCCATCGTGAACGCGCCGGCGGTGTTCGTCGTGGCCGTGATGTCGACCATCCTGGTGATCGGCATCAAGGAGTCGGCGACCGTCAACAACTTCATCGTGATCCTGAAGCTGTCCATCATCCTGGTGATCTTCTTCGTCGGCCTGGCGCACTTCCACCCCGCGAACCTCAAGCCCTTCGTGCCGCCGAACACCGGTGACTGGGGCACCTACGGCCCGTCCGGGGTCCTGCGCGGCGCGGGTCTGGTGTTCTTCGCCTACATCGGGTTCGACGCGGTCTCGACGGCGGCCCAGGAGGCGCGGAATCCCCAGCGGGACATGCCGATCGGCATCCTGGGCTCGCTGGCGATCTGCACCCTGCTGTACGTCATCGTCTCGGCGGTGCTGGTGGGCATGGTGCCCTACAAGGACCTCAACGTCGCGGCCCCGATGGCGCTCGCGATGCAGCGCATCGGCGCGCCGGAGATCCTCCGCGTGCTCGTGGACGTGGGAGCGGTGCTGGGGCTGGGTTCGGTGATCCTGGTGATGCTCCTGGGCCAGTCGCGCGTGTTCTACTCGATGTCGCGCGACGGCCTGCTGGGCAGGTGGGCGGCGTCGGTGCACCCGAAGTTCCGCACGCCGTACCTCTCCACGATCTTCACCGGGATCGCCGTGGCGATCGCCACCGGGATGCTGCCCCTCCAGCTCCTGGGCCAGCTGGTGAACATCGGGACGCTGCTCGCCTTCGTGCTGGTCTCGATCGGCGTGCTGATTCTGCGCCGGACGCGGCCGGACCTCGCCCGTCCTTTTAGGACGCCGTGGGTGCCGTTCGTGCCGATCATGGGCGTCGTATGCTGCGCCGGCCTGATGGCCACGCTCCCGCTGGACACCTGGATCCGGCTGGTGGTGTGGCTGCTGATCGGCTTCGGGATCTACTTCGGCTACAGCCGGCGGCACAGCGTGCTGCAGCGGGAGATGGCGGCCGGGATCGCGCAG